The Deltaproteobacteria bacterium genomic interval ACCGGTCGGGACCCCGGTGATCAGTTCTTTTCGTTCGTAGAGTCTTTCGATCGCCTTGAAGCTGTCTTTGACGATATCCTTCACCGCATGAAACGGCTGTTTGATTTTCTTCTGGGCAATTTCAAAGATGCTCTTCTCGGCATAATCCAGAAACCAGTCGGCGTCCCCTCCCCCCTGATACCCTTGGGTGATAATATCAGTCGCGCTCTGGATCAACCTCCTGAGGATCGACTTTTCCCGGACAATTTTGGCATAGTGACTGATATTGGCGGCCGTCGGGATCCTGTCGACCAGCGAAGAAAGGGTGGCGACACCGCCAATGGCCTCAAGGTCTCCCTGCCGGATCAACTCTTCTTTGAGGGTAATGAGGTCGGCCGGTTCGTTCCTTTCAAAAAGGGAAAGGATCGCGCGATAGATTTTTTTATGGGACTCCCTGTAGAAATCGTCGGGGACAATGATTTCCAAAACACGGTTGATCGACTGGTTTTCCAGGAGCACCGCCCCCAGGACTGACTGCTCCGCATCGAGGTCCTGAGGCGGGACCCGCGTCGAGAGGATTTCCAGTTTGGCGGCCCTTTCCGCAGTCATCACTTCACCACTTTCACCTTCACCATGGCGGTGACTTCGGCATGAAGCCTCACACCCACCGTATAAGACCCCAACTGCTTGATCGGCTCTTCCAGATGGATCAATTTTTTATCAACGGCCAGTCCTTCCTTGGCCAGACCCTGAGCGATATCCATGGCCGTCACTGAGCCAAATAATTTATCTTCTTCGCCAGCCTGTTTGGTAATCGTGCAGACGAGCGTCGCCAATTTTTTCGCAAAATTGTTCGCCTCTTCGATCTCTTTTGCCCGTTTGGCCTCTCTCTTCTTTTTTTC includes:
- a CDS encoding 50S ribosomal protein L9 — translated: MEVILKEDMPNLGKAGDIIRVKEGYGRNYLLPQKKALIADEQNKKLWEQEKKKREAKRAKEIEEANNFAKKLATLVCTITKQAGEEDKLFGSVTAMDIAQGLAKEGLAVDKKLIHLEEPIKQLGSYTVGVRLHAEVTAMVKVKVVK